In the genome of Oryzias melastigma strain HK-1 linkage group LG19, ASM292280v2, whole genome shotgun sequence, the window gtttacagaaaaataaacttttctaaaatattctaaaagttTCAGGAAACAGAATGACTCTGAAGTCTCGCGCGTCTTGGCACGCCGCGCGCGCGGAGCCTAAAGAGTTAAACGGGGACCCCGCGCGCCTTTTTAACAGGCAGGTGCCCCCTCTCCCCCCTCCCACGCTCATCTTAAAGCTTCTCCCGGCGCGTGAGCAGCAGCTTTCATCCGTGCGCCGGCCGCGCTCTGATCCGCGCGAGCGTCACTGACTGACCCGCTGACACGCGCCCGCTGGCCCGCGGACCCGGCGCGTGACTCCTTCCCCCCCTGGATCGTTCAGGCGCGCGCGCTCACTGAGCTGGAGATGCTGCTGTGGCTCTGCTTCCTCGCAAGCGCGTGCACAGAGCTGCGCGCCGCAGGTTTGCCGCCCGTGACCCACACGCACGCGGGCATCTGCCCTAATGAGGTGAACCCCAACCTGTGGGTGGACGCCATGAGCACGTGCACGCGGGAGTGTCAGTCCGACCAGGTGAGTAGATAGTGCGCGTGTGCACagcagctgatgatgatgatgatgatgatgtgatGAAGACTCTGATGAAGGTGTCCCCCCCCCGCAGGAGTGCGAGTCCTCGGAGAAGTGCTGTCAGAACGTGTGCGGGGGCCGCAGCTGCGTGGTCGCGCGCTCTGCGGGCGGCGGCGCGTCCATGACCCCCAAAGAGGCGAGCTGCGCGGGCTTCGCGTGCACGCAGCAGGGATCCGAGTGTGACGTCTGGGACGGCCAGCCCCACTGCAAGTGCCGCGAGCGCTGCGGGCGCGAGCCCAGCTTCACGTGCGCCTCGGACGGGATGACGTATTACAACCGCTGCTACATGGACGCGGAGGCGTGCTCCAAGGGGGTCGCGCTCACGGTGGTCTCGTGCCGCTTCCATCTCAGCTGGCCTAAGGCGGGTCACCCGCTGCCCCACGTGACCACGGCGGGCCCCACCACCACGCCCCCGCCGCCCCCCACCGAGCTGCAGCCCCCCCTGGTGGTCAGCAGCCCCGCCCAGCAGGTGGTGCGGGCGGGGGACACCGCCAGCTTCCTGTGCGCGGTCACGGGCCGGCCCCAGCCCGACATCATCTGGGAGAGGCGGGTGCCCGACGGGCCGCGGGGCGTGGCCTTGAGGCGGAACCACGTGGTTGGAAACATGGTGGTCACCAACGCGGGTCAGCTGGTCATCTACAACGCGCAGCCCACCGACTCGGGCGCGTTCATGTGCACGGCTCAGAACCCGTCCGGGTCGGTCCAGACGCTCCACCTCCTGACCGTGCTGCCCGCTGAGGCCCCCAGCCCACCTTCACCCACAAACCAGAGCCTCTGCCCCCCCGAGGAGTGCCCGAGGCCCCCTGGCGGGCAGGAGGACTGTGGGGGGGTCCTGGAGCGGGTCGGCTGGTTCTACGAGCCCAACGCCAATGCCTGCCGGAGCTTCCCGGTCTGCGGCGGCCAGGAGCCCCCCAGGGGGTTCGAGTCCTTCCAGGACTGCATGCGGTGCTGTGGCCCCGAGCTGGCGGGGCCCTGCGGACTCCCCAGCCAGCGGGGGCCCTGCAAAGCCTACGAGCCGCGGTGGGCGTACAGCAGCGCCCTGCGCGGCTGTCACACCTTCATCTACGGCGGCTGCGGCGGGAACGACAACAACTTCCAGTCCAAACAGGCCTGCGAGGACAGCTGCCCCGTCCCGAGGGGCCCCCGCTGCGCCGCCTGCCGGCCGCGCGCCAAGATGCTGCCCAGCTTCTGCCGTAGTGACTTCGTCATCACCGGCCGCCTGACGGACGTCAGCCAGGACAAGGACGCGGGCCACGCCCTCGTGACCATCGACAAGATCTTCAAGGACGAGAAGATGGGGCTGCGCTTCTTCGGGGCGGGGCCTCTGGAGGTCACCTTCCTGAACGTGGACTGGATCTGCTCCTGCCCAAACATCACGGGCGCCGCGAGCGAGGGCCTCCTCCTCATCATGGGCCACGTCAGCGACGGCATGGCGGTGCTACAGCCCGACAGCTTCATGGGCGCCGCCAGCCCTCGCCGCCTCCGGAGGCTGCAGGACGCCGCGTCCAAGAACGCCTGCGAGGTCCTCAGGGCGATCACCAGCAGCCCCCCGTAGAGGAACCGACAGTCTGAATCCCGTCCTGCCGGTTCTGGGGACAGTGGACCTTCAGGACCGTCCTGTATAAATGTGTACAGAATCCAGACTGACTGAGCTCCTGTAGCCGTTCGGTTCCTGAAGTCCACCCCGATTATCTTTGATCCGTTCCCAAAGCGTTCCCAAAACAATTTTACTTAGTAAAATCCCAAagctgtcgttttctaggacatagtttctgcagagcagcagttcgGTAGAAATTCGCCTTAGAGTTGTGGGGGGACTGTTGGAGCAACCCCatcccctcttcccatcacccatctgtttacactctcccaccaGCTGACAAGGAAAaccaagacgttcatggatctactaGCCTGCAAAAACGCATCGCGTGTCGGGGGGGGGTGGGGCGTCCCGTTTTAATGTTGTCGATGTGATCAGAGGTCCTGGGCGTGTTTAGAGTCACAGAATGTCAGGAATGAAAGTCAAAGAAGACTTGaatcgaccaatcagggacgcCTTTAATTCAATGATACTTTATTACTTTTGAgagaaattcattgtttttagtcCAAAACATACAGACAGTTCAGAGGGCGGAgctaaaaccaacatggaggagaaactttgacatttttgtcattttcatcgagacaaaaacaacaaattcctCTCAGTCTGATGCGGGACAGCAAGGATGATggttttttccctccaaaagtcTCATACGAGCGTGAATTCAACGCCACAGATGCAAGAAACAGTCGTCACGGCTCTTCTCCTCTCCACCCTCGGGGGCGGAGCCTCGCCTCAGCCCtagtgggcggagcctcctcTCCACCCTAGTGGGAGTATTCTTACGCCGCTAAAACCCCGCCCCCTAGTGGatcaaaaatgattcattttctaCAGTAGTTTAgagataaataaacaaagcagtCCCTTTTTCCCTTCTTCAtttgtagttttaattttaaaaacgaATGATACGCGATTATTTCAGGTTCTTTTTCCTTCAATGTTGAGTTGTACATGGGTGCGTAGGAGAAGCTGCACGAGCGCATGGTCCTCcaccagggggcggagcttgtttAAGGAGCGTAAGAATACTCCCATGAGCGCGGAGATGTTTCACGAGCGGACAGGAGTAGAGGAGCGGGCCTGGAGACTGTCCTGCGCCCGTGGAACCTTCCTTACCTGCATCCGTGGAGTTTGATATCCGTTCGTGGAAAACTTTTGGAGGAAATTTTACTCCACAAGctagtcatcaaactgggtcacagacagaagtaccgctgaaagcagctCCTGTAGATCGATCAATctttataaaatacaaatggTGAAGCTGAACGATCTCATGAACATAGACATGGAGACGAGTATTACtgatgtctttaaaataaacatagtCCAGGTCTTCCATGCATCATAAacgagatatacagtcaatgcttccatgtagcggCGAGGCTGAAAACTTTAgacggtagctcctcccacacgtgtCTAGCCTGAAGTTGGTCAACACGCATTTGAAAGTTGAAATACGTCAAAAGAGAAGCAGGggactgagcatcagaatggggcggagcagcaGCTTCTGGCCCCGCCCAGAGTATCTTCCACGCcacaaacatgattttttttatcaaaactgctttttctgtctgctcctgattcagtgATTTGAACAAATACATCCTCAGATGtatttttatcctaattttcttaataaatgtctgaAAACGTCATAAAAACCATTTTCAtgagagtgggtctttaacagatTAATGAGgttgtaaaatattttctatccaACGATGAACTTTCTTCAGCTTCTTCCTGATGTATTTATTACCTTAGTCTGTTATGAAGTCAAactattttgtacattttctgaGAATAAACTGAAACTGGCAGCGTTTTTCTCCTGTGTCGTGCTTTGATGATGAGTCCGGGACGGATCTGCGTCCCCGTGTGGAGTCTGCTCCGTTTACCTGCAGGTCTGACAGGACGTGATAAAAGAGACCTGGGAATAGCGTATTCCCAGCCCCCCCTCCATCCttgaaaacttcaaaacaggTCCATCCATCTCCAGCCCTGGTGGCGTTGTAAATCTGCTTCGCTCTGCCTTCGTGCTGCAGCCTAATTGGGTAAGGAGCCATAGCTGTAAAGCTCTCAAGTGTTTCATGGCGTGCCAGCAGGCGTCTCAGGGTTCCCAGGAACCGGCCTTGGTGGGCTTCAACCAGGGTGTTCCGCTTCCCAGAGGAGGCTCTGTTTCTTCGATCCGGAGGGCCGGAGGGGGCGGGGCGTCGGCTGGTGTACGGCGTTCCATCACAGAAGAGGCGGCAGGAagctcagagctgcagaagCTCTGGAGCCAAAACGCTGAGTCTGCAGACCCAGAATGCACGCCGAAGACTTCAGGTGAGAAGTCTGCCCCATCACGCCGCGCTTGAGAGGAAAACGTGACAAAAACATGCAGTGTCAGATCCTAAGGGCATTTTGGGGGCTGTGCGGGGGCTCTGgtcccggttcaaatcccagctggaccTTAGAGCGTGGAGTTACGTTCTCCGGACACTCCGGTTTCCTCCCATAGTCCAAAGTCGATCAGGTGAACCGATTTGTCCCTCAGGTGTGACTGTGTCACAGggactgggttgctggagcctatcccagctactgttgggtaaaggtgggacaccctgaacaggtcggtTTGAAAACTGGTCATGAAGGAGAGATTAATATTTCTGGAATTCTACGAATCCAATTCTTCCATTTATCAAAATAGAgccgtgaaagaaaaagcctggagtgaAATTCACCGGATTCtgtgacaaaaaaacagttttgatcaCCTGTTTAATGTGTGGGATAAAAGTTAGCTTGGAGTCAAAAATAACACCCAGGTTTCTGTTTCTGAAAGCCTCAAAGAAAGTTCTTTAAGTTTCTCTCTCTTGGCTTCAGGACCAATaactaaaatttcagttttctcCTGGTTgagctgcaaaaaaatatattccatccatattttcacatctaaaatgcagttaaaaagttcttttgtctttgtgtcatcaggagacatggaTATGTAcagctgggtgtcatcagcatagctgtgaTGTTGTGGCTCACATTCCCCAGAGGAACCATGTAGATGTTGAAAGCAAGGGGCCAAGGATGGAACCTTGAGGCACACCACATTTAACTGCGTGGACCCCAGAGAATTAAGTGTCCGTGCTCACCCTAAAGTTTCTCTCCATGAGATTTGAACCACTGGAGAACGGTCCCTGAAAGACCAAAGCGCTTCAGTCAACTGTAGTTCATGCTCTGCATTGGGCAGCAACAGTCCCGAGTGAACGCCGTCTGGAGGCGCGTCACGTGCCCGGTGTGAACACACCAAAAGACTCCGCCtacaaaattagacttttataaaccaaaatattttaaagcagagaaatttgaaattgaaatatacatttatttttgttaaacaaGACAATTAAACAGGATTAAAGCCGAGTAAACCGGAGAGATTCCATGCAGAGAAATCTGTAGATTTAGtgattctttttcttcacaCAAGTGTCCACAGATAAAAGAAGATCCAGGTTGTATTTTTTGAGAAAGAATGTGAATTCTTTTGTGTGAACTTTATCAGAACAGAGATTTGTGTAGAAAAGTAACTCTATGAAACCAACAAATGACTGACTTCTAATGATCCAGATTACACCACCAAGTGTTTACAGGAATTCTTAAGGACTTTTGGTAAAGCAgctggaaaaatgaaaagatttgatgtttttgttcacataaaaactttaaagtcagaagatgaacttttaaaaatgtattttacatctttagggtttttttcatatttcaatggaatcattttatttctgcttttagatCAGTCGCTCTGTAAACAGATTTCTGCTCTTATTAGTGGTTAAACTCTGAAaacatttggttcatttttcttcattccaGAACAAACATCCTCAGATTTGTTGACTCAAATACAAACAGATAAACCGACACAAAGACCGATCGAGGAGAAAGAAACGAACAAAAACAGAGCAGCAGAACCAAAGACTGAATCCCAGCAGACTAAACCTCAACAGCCTCAGAAACAGACTGAAGTCAAGTGGACGTCATTGAAGCAACAAGATCAGCTGATCTGAAGGTGAAACAGGTGAGACACGACCTGGAGGGGAGCAGGTTTACCCCAGAAGAGTTTCAGCGCGTTGACTGCAGGTTTTCTGCTGAGCGACGACATGAAGATGAGACACATTCATTTAAAGCAGAACTGAAGCACTTTAGATacaaatgaacattaaaaacctCGCCGTGGTTAGAGTCTCAAAGCATCATGGGAAGCGTCGGGATGGAGGGACTGTTGACGGCTTGTTCTGATGTTTCGGGTCAGACTCTTTCGGGACGTGAACGTGTGAGGACCGttatggtcacatgacctttGGAGCGTTGAGGTTATCATGGCGGCTGAGGACGCCGTCTCCACAGACGTTTCATCCAAACCTTTATGGAGAACTGACGGTTCAGCTGAGGAAAGTGGATCAAATAtgtcaaaccaaaacaaatgcTATCCATTACCCCCcgtgtttattaaaaacactCGTCTGCTTTCATGTGCCGCTCTGGGCTACAACATTTACCATCAATTAGAAGTCTGCTGGTGCTCTGAAACATGTGTGAGCCGCCATGCTTTTCTAATTTCAGCTGGGCCCGCCTCCAGTTATGCTTTGATATGTTTTGGCTCGCCGCTGCGTTTGGTCTCAGGTGGGGTCGATGCGTTCACGAGCTGGGTTCAGGCGAGGCCGGCGCCGCCGTGTGGTCCGGCCCGCGAGGGGGACAGAGCGGCTGCAGAACGCATCAGAGAGCCGGGCGGTTCTGGACCTGTGATTCATGACGCGCATCTGTTCTGGTCATATCATGTGGGAGGTTTACGGCAGAAGCTGTGAGGGGAACGGGCTCCTGCAGCGCGCCGTCATCTCACGGCAGCTGGTCGGACTTCAGGTCAAGGATCTCTGACGCCGTCAGTCTGAAAAGGTAATCAGGTCcacaaaaacattcactttAACTCCATTTATATCACAGGATCAtcatagaaaaacagaaatatgatGAGTACATAAAAACAGTAACGAATGAAGAAGATAAAggttatataagttcacttcctccctcTGCTTTGCAGTCCCCTCTCAACTCTGAAAGGAATATACAAAAATTTAAATTGCtttctccattttctttaatatattCTTAAATTCTCTTTTGTACCACAAAGTGAACGTAGAAccaaaaactgaatttcagGCTGTCTgtgaaataaatctgaattaGTTGTAATTTCTTGTCCTTAATCACTAAATGatgaactttttatttgttggtcAAAAATTAACCAGCTgttaattctttgttttttttttaaggattttaaattattttatattcgtgaaaaaaacagaggaaCTCCCTTTGTGCAAATAGTCTTaatcctaaaaaacataaatttgtcaaaaataaattgtgtgaAACGGAgaggaaaaatgcaaatgtttacaATCTCACCCATATTATGCTTTACTGAActgttttaagtatttttttcacatatccAAGTTCATGCTAACGTCAGATGAAAAATAATACATCTCTCAGAGAATcataaaacatgtatatatacatatatatacatataNNNNNNNNNNNNNNNNNNNNNNNNNNNNNNNNNNNNNNNNNNNNNNNNNNNNNNNNNNNNNNNNNNNNNNNNNNNNNNNNNNNNNNNNNNNNNNNNNNNNNNNNNNNNNNNNNNNNNNNNNNNNNNNNNNNNNNNNNNNNNNNNNNNNNNNNNNNNNNNNNNNNNNNNNNNNNNNNNNNNNNNNNNNNNNNNNNNNNNNNNNNNNNNNNNNNNNNNNNNNNNNNNNNNNNNNNNNNNNNNNNNNNNNNNNNNNNNNN includes:
- the LOC112141844 gene encoding WAP, Kazal, immunoglobulin, Kunitz and NTR domain-containing protein 2-like; its protein translation is MTPKEASCAGFACTQQGSECDVWDGQPHCKCRERCGREPSFTCASDGMTYYNRCYMDAEACSKGVALTVVSCRFHLSWPKAGHPLPHVTTAGPTTTPPPPPTELQPPLVVSSPAQQVVRAGDTASFLCAVTGRPQPDIIWERRVPDGPRGVALRRNHVVGNMVVTNAGQLVIYNAQPTDSGAFMCTAQNPSGSVQTLHLLTVLPAEAPSPPSPTNQSLCPPEECPRPPGGQEDCGGVLERVGWFYEPNANACRSFPVCGGQEPPRGFESFQDCMRCCGPELAGPCGLPSQRGPCKAYEPRWAYSSALRGCHTFIYGGCGGNDNNFQSKQACEDSCPVPRGPRCAACRPRAKMLPSFCRSDFVITGRLTDVSQDKDAGHALVTIDKIFKDEKMGLRFFGAGPLEVTFLNVDWICSCPNITGAASEGLLLIMGHVSDGMAVLQPDSFMGAASPRRLRRLQDAASKNACEVLRAITSSPP